A window from Gossypium raimondii isolate GPD5lz chromosome 7, ASM2569854v1, whole genome shotgun sequence encodes these proteins:
- the LOC105800739 gene encoding plant intracellular Ras-group-related LRR protein 4, with translation MVEFGVVRSTDEAVEEIMRIHRSLPPRPAVDEVLAAKALIRNVEKEDQARLEAITRQTKSPNVPEELFLILLEMQKNCVYFQSKEQKREAFKLLDLESVHALFDEFIQRASNCLSSTSSKLNDKTTLSNALPHTAATPPPSDNSFTAATPSSFREPASERPLFSRDDSYVKKAKSSFYANSTDGLGISMSSSPHILDSSLKSGGATAAVHDGEKLSLIKLASIIEVSSKKGTRDLNLQAKLMDQIDWLPDSIGKLCSLITLDLSDNRIVALPDTIGGLSSLKKLDLHSNKIAQLPDSVGDLLSLVFLDLSANQLSSLPATFGRLVRLEELDLSSNHLPSLPDSIGSLISLKKLNVETNDIEEIPHTIGHCSSLKELRADYNRLKALPEAVGKIETLEVLSVRYNNIKQLPTTMSSLANLKELDVSFNELESLPESLCFATTLVKMNVGNNFADMRSLPRSIGNLEMLEELDISNNQIRVLPDSFRMLTRLQVLRVDQNPLEVPPRHIAEQGAQAVVRYMADLVEKRDVKLQPVKQKKSWAQICFFSKSNKRKRNGMDYVKA, from the exons ATGGTTGAATTCGGCGTGGTTCGCTCCACGGACGAAGCGGTGGAGGAGATCATGAGAATTCACAGATCTCTGCCGCCGCGCCCTGCTGTCGACGAGGTCCTAGCTGCCAAGGCTCTCATTCGGAATGTCGAGAAGGAAGACCAAGCTAGGCTGGAAGCCATTACTCGCCAGACCAAGAGCCCTAATGTCCCCGAGGAGCTCTTCCTTATCCTCCTCGAGATGCAAAAGAACTGTGTTTACTTCCAGAGCAAGGAGCAGAAGAGGGAGGCCTTCAAATTGCTGGATCTCGAGTCTGTCCATGCTCTGTTCGATGAATTTATCCAGAGGGCATCCAACTGCCTTTCCTCTACCTCCTCCAAACTCAATGATAAAACCACCCTTTCAAACGCCTTGCCCCACACCGCCGCCACTCCTCCGCCTTCCGACAACTCATTTACCGCTGCTACGCCCTCCTCCTTTAGGGAGCCTGCATCAGAACGACCACTCTTCTCCAGAGATGACAGTTACGTTAAGAAGGCCAAGTCTTCCTTCTATGCTAACTCCACTGATGGGTTGGGTATTTCTATGTCTTCTTCACCTCACATATTGGACTCTTCTCTTAAGTCCGGGGGAGCCACTGCTGCGG TTCATGATGGTGAGAAGTTGAGTCTGATTAAGCTAGCTAGTATAATTGAAGTCTCTTCAAAGAAAGGCACTCGAGATCTCAACCTCCAAGCCAAGTTGATGGATCAAATTGACTGGCTTCCTGACTCAATAGGGAAGTTGTGCAGTTTAATTACACTGGATTTGTCTGATAATCGTATTGTAGCTTTGCCTGACACCATTGGCGGCCTTTCATCCTTGAAGAAACTCGATTTGCATTCGAATAAGATTGCTCAACTCCCAGATTCTGTTGGAGATCTACTCAGCTTGGTCTTTCTAGATCTCAGTGCGAACCAGCTATCATCTTTGCCTGCTACATTTGGGAGATTGGTTCGCCTCGAGGAGCTTGATTTGAGCTCCAATCACCTTCCTTCACTCCCTGACTCTATAGGTTCACTCATTAGCCTCAAGAAACTGAATGTGGAGACAAATGACATAGAAGAAATTCCACATACTATTGGTCACTGCTCTTCACTTAAAGAGCTTCGTGCAGATTATAACCGGCTCAAAGCCCTCCCAGAAGCAGTTGGGAAGATAGAAACCTTAGAGGTTTTATCCGTGCGCTATAACAACATCAAACAATTACCTACGACGATGTCATCTTTGGCAAACCTGAAGGAACTAGATGTCAGTTTCAATGAGCTTGAGTCTTTGCCTGAGAGTTTATGTTTTGCCACCACACTAGTCAAGATGAACGTAGGCAACAATTTTGCTGATATGCGATCCCTACCAAGGTCTATTGGAAATCTTGAGATGCTTGAAGAGCTGGACATTAGCAATAATCAGATCCGGGTCCTCCCAGACTCTTTTAGGATGTTAACACGACTTCAAGTTCTACGTGTGGATCAAAATCCTCTGGAAGTGCCTCCTAGGCACATTGCGGAGCAGGGTGCACAG GCTGTTGTCCGGTATATGGCTGATCTGGTTGAGAAAAGGGATGTTAAATTACAACCGGTGAAGCAGAAGAAGAGTTGGGCTCAAATATGCTTCTTCTCCAAGTCTAACAAAAGGAAGCGCAATGGGATGGACTATGTAAAAGCCTGA